From a single Prionailurus bengalensis isolate Pbe53 chromosome A1, Fcat_Pben_1.1_paternal_pri, whole genome shotgun sequence genomic region:
- the LRRTM2 gene encoding leucine-rich repeat transmembrane neuronal protein 2, whose amino-acid sequence MGLHFKWPLGAPMLAAIYAMSMVLKMLPALGMACPPKCRCEKLLFYCDSQGFRSVPNATDKGSLGLSLRHNHITELERDQFASFSQLTWLHLDHNQISTVKEDAFQGLYKLKELILSSNKIFYLPNTTFTQLINLQNLDLSFNQLSSLHPELFYGLRKLQTLHLRSNSLRTIPVRLFWDCRSLEFLDLSTNRLRSLARNGFAGLIKLRELHLEHNQLTKINFAHFLRLSSLHTLFLQWNKISNLTCGMEWTWGTLEKLDLTGNEIKAIDLTVFDTMPNLKILLMDNNKLNSLDSKILNSLRSLTTVGLSGNLWECSPRICALASWLGSFQGRWEHSILCHSPDHTQGEDILDAVHGFQLCWNLSTTVTAMATTYRDPTTEYTKRISSSSYHVGDKEIPTTAGIAVTTEEHFPEPDNAIFTQRVITGTMALLFSFFFIIFIVFISRKCCPPTLRRIRQCSMIQNHRQLRSQTRLHMSNMSDQGPYNEYEPTHEGPFIIINGYGQCKCQQLPYKECEV is encoded by the exons ATGG GCTTACATTTCAAGTGGCCATTAGGGGCCCCTATGCTGGCAGCAATATATGCAATGAGTATGGTTTTAAAAATGCTGCCTGCCCTGGGTATGGCGTGTCCACCCAAATGCCGCTGCGAGAAGCTGCTCTTCTACTGCGACTCTCAGGGCTTCCGCTCAGTGCCAAACGCCACAGACAAGGGCTCTCTGGGCCTGTCCCTGAGGCACAATCACATCACAGAGCTCGAAAGGGATCAATTTGCCAGCTTCAGTCAACTTACCTGGCTCCACTTAGACCACAATCAAATTTCAACAGTAAAAGAAGATGCTTTTCAAGGACTATATAAACTTAAGGAATTAATCTTAAGTtccaacaaaatattttatttaccaaaCACAACTTTTACTCAACTGATTAACCTGCAAAATTTGGACCTGTCTTTTAATCAGCTGTCATCTCTGCACCCAGAGCTCTTCTATGGCCTTCGGAAACTGCAGACCTTGCATTTACGGTCCAACTCCCTGCGGACTATCCCAGTACGCCTATTCTGGGACTGTCGTAGTCTGGAGTTTCTGGATTTGAGCACAAACCGTTTGCGAAGTTTGGCTCGCAATGGATTTGCAGGATTAATCAAACTGAGAGAGCTTCACCTAGAGCACAACCAGCTGACGAAGATTAATTTTGCTCATTTCCTACGGCTAAGCAGTCTGCACACACTCTTCTTACAATGGAACAAAATTAGCAACTTGACATGTGGGATGGAGTGGACCTGGGGCACTTTAGAAAAGCTAGACCTGACTGGAAATGAAATCAAAGCCATCGACCTGACAGTGTTTGACACGATGCCTAATCTTAAAATTCTCCTCATGGATAACAACAAGTTAAATAGCCTTGATTCCAAGATCTTAAACTCCCTGAGATCCCTCACAACTGTTGGCCTCTCTGGCAATCTGTGGGAATGCAGCCCTCGAATATGTGCTTTGGCCTCCTGGCTGGGCAGTTTCCAAGGTCGGTGGGAACATTCCATCCTATGTCACAGTCCTGACCACACCCAAGGAGAGGATATACTAGATGCAGTCCATGGATTTCAGCTCTGCTGGAATTTATCAACCACTGTCACTGCCATGGCTACAACTTATAGGGATCCAACCACTGAATACACAAAAAGAATAAGCTCATCAAGTTACCatgtgggagacaaagaaatccCAACTACTGCAGGCATAGCAGTTACTACTGAGGAACACTTTCCCGAACCAGACAATGCCATCTTCACTCAGCGGGTAATTACAGGAACAAtggctttattgttttctttcttttttattatttttatagtgttCATCTCCAGGAAGTGCTGCCCTCCCACTTTAAGAAGAATTAGGCAGTGCTCAATGATTCAGAACCACAGGCAGCTCCGATCCCAAACACGACTCCATATGTCAAACATGTCAGACCAAGGACCGTATAATGAATATGAACCCACCCATGAAGGACCCTTCATCATCATTAATGGTTATGGACAGTGCAAGTGTCAGCAGCTGCCATACAAAGAATGTGAAGTATAA